A region of Gammaproteobacteria bacterium DNA encodes the following proteins:
- a CDS encoding sulfotransferase — MSMNHNSLYIHIGYPKTATTWLQRCVFPELDGVSYLHFQDERYGWLNELVQEHDFSFNVDNLRDKFNNSVQGLGKDNKYVISWESLAGDVFTAGANAESLSRRLKDVFPEASIIITIRNQLDMVESIYRQYIHEGGSLSINDFLDLASPSPVRLAREHFFYDRIVDNYQTLFGVDRVKVLVYEDLKKDKAEFLRQLTGFVGVESNLSRIEARCVSHVNVGMSAPSLFIARILNRLVYSHFNLAPLIPRWLVSARHVRFVLQRVVDPVLFRHLDGRSSLLNEDVYKEWSDYYRESNQRLQKKLGLKLDSYGYPV, encoded by the coding sequence ATGTCTATGAATCATAACTCATTATATATACATATTGGCTACCCAAAGACTGCCACAACCTGGTTACAACGTTGTGTTTTTCCTGAGTTAGATGGTGTTTCATACCTGCATTTTCAGGATGAGCGCTATGGATGGTTAAATGAGTTAGTACAAGAGCATGATTTTAGTTTTAATGTAGATAATCTGCGTGATAAATTTAATAATTCGGTGCAAGGTCTTGGTAAAGATAATAAGTATGTGATTTCATGGGAGTCTCTGGCAGGGGATGTATTTACTGCGGGAGCTAATGCTGAATCTTTATCCAGACGTTTGAAAGATGTGTTTCCGGAGGCATCTATTATTATTACTATTCGTAATCAGCTGGATATGGTGGAATCAATTTACAGGCAATATATCCATGAGGGAGGATCTTTATCAATTAATGATTTTCTTGATCTTGCATCACCAAGTCCTGTTCGATTGGCTAGAGAGCATTTTTTTTATGACAGAATTGTTGATAATTATCAAACTCTGTTTGGAGTGGATCGTGTAAAAGTTCTGGTCTACGAAGACTTGAAAAAGGATAAGGCTGAGTTTTTAAGGCAGTTAACAGGTTTTGTTGGGGTAGAGTCAAATTTATCAAGAATTGAGGCAAGGTGCGTGAGTCATGTGAATGTGGGTATGTCAGCACCTTCTTTGTTCATTGCGCGTATTCTTAATCGCCTGGTTTATAGTCACTTTAATTTGGCTCCCTTAATACCTCGCTGGTTGGTGAGTGCCAGGCATGTGCGTTTTGTATTACAGCGCGTGGTTGATCCGGTATTGTTCCGTCATTTAGATGGGAGATCCAGCCTTTTAAATGAAGATGTATATAAAGAGTGGTCTGATTATTATCGTGAGTCTAATCAACGCTTACAAAAAAAACTGGGTCTAAAATTAGATTCTTACGGATACCCTGTTTGA
- a CDS encoding methionyl-tRNA formyltransferase: MKITIFTSNQARHLSLIKSLASVADECYAVIEGSTVFPGKVDDFFRKSDVMQDYFSNVIDAERSIFGDIGLLPDNAHPLFVRMGDLNYLSRDTLKPFLDSDLYIVFGSSYIKGWLIDFLVSSKAINIHMGVSPYYRGSSCNFWALNNNDPHLVGSTIHLLSAGLDSGDMLYHAIPTLKDESPFEFTMKGVYAAHQSLMEKIADQSIFSIKPVKQDKSKEICYTRNSDFTDDVAAVFLDRNLTSSGLKKLINSKFDESLYLNPFYA; encoded by the coding sequence ATGAAAATAACGATTTTCACTAGTAATCAGGCCAGGCATTTAAGTTTGATAAAGAGTCTCGCTTCAGTGGCAGATGAGTGTTATGCAGTGATTGAAGGGAGTACGGTTTTTCCGGGAAAGGTGGATGATTTTTTCAGGAAGTCGGATGTAATGCAGGATTATTTCTCAAACGTTATTGATGCTGAAAGAAGCATATTCGGGGATATCGGTTTGTTGCCGGATAATGCGCATCCACTGTTTGTAAGGATGGGTGATTTGAATTACTTGAGTAGGGATACACTAAAGCCTTTTCTTGATTCGGATCTTTATATTGTCTTTGGTTCGAGTTATATAAAGGGCTGGTTGATTGATTTTCTGGTATCGAGTAAGGCGATTAATATTCATATGGGTGTATCTCCCTATTATCGTGGTTCATCCTGTAATTTCTGGGCACTGAATAATAATGATCCACACCTGGTGGGTTCCACGATACATCTTCTTTCAGCCGGGCTTGATAGTGGTGATATGCTTTATCATGCAATACCCACACTAAAGGATGAGTCACCATTTGAGTTTACGATGAAGGGTGTTTATGCAGCACACCAATCCCTGATGGAAAAGATTGCAGACCAGTCTATTTTTTCTATTAAACCTGTTAAGCAGGATAAGAGTAAAGAGATTTGTTATACAAGGAATTCTGATTTTACTGATGATGTAGCAGCAGTTTTTTTGGATCGTAATCTTACAAGTTCTGGTTTAAAGAAGTTAATCAATAGTAAATTTGATGAGTCTTTGTACCTGAATCCCTTTTATGCATAA
- a CDS encoding polysaccharide deacetylase family protein, with translation MTHAIMFHHFHNVRHAEGQGSISYDEFSRILDYLEDNFELLGAKEFSERVLSGRLSGKETCLTFDDSLKCQYDIALPVLQDRALSAFFFVYTSVFTDKPEMLEIYRNFRNVQFDNMDGFYTAFFHVFNKQHEQAYISYIKSYPDDYLLEFSFYTENDRRFRYVRDNALSVEQYHELMRVMMSDAGYDIKKASQNLWMNADDLIDLENKGHVIGLHSHTHPTAIDQLSYERQHSEYEINKQALSKILQQDLWAMSHPCGRYNKDTLDLLGDMGIRIGFRSSLSEPRICSALEIPRDDHANLLKRII, from the coding sequence ATGACGCATGCAATTATGTTCCATCATTTTCATAATGTCAGGCATGCTGAAGGGCAGGGGTCTATCAGTTATGATGAATTTAGTAGGATACTGGATTATCTGGAAGATAACTTTGAATTATTGGGGGCGAAGGAGTTTTCAGAGCGAGTGTTATCAGGCAGGCTTAGTGGTAAGGAAACCTGCTTAACCTTCGATGATTCACTGAAGTGTCAGTATGATATTGCATTACCTGTATTACAGGATCGAGCCCTTTCAGCATTCTTCTTTGTTTATACCTCGGTGTTTACAGATAAGCCTGAGATGCTGGAGATATACAGGAATTTCAGGAATGTCCAATTTGACAACATGGATGGTTTCTACACAGCTTTTTTTCATGTTTTTAATAAGCAGCATGAGCAGGCGTACATATCTTATATAAAATCCTATCCTGATGATTATTTGTTAGAATTTTCATTTTATACAGAGAATGATCGGCGTTTTCGTTATGTGCGTGATAATGCATTGTCTGTTGAACAATATCATGAGTTAATGCGGGTGATGATGAGTGATGCCGGGTATGATATAAAAAAAGCCAGTCAGAATCTGTGGATGAATGCGGATGATTTGATTGATCTTGAAAATAAAGGGCATGTGATTGGTTTGCATTCACATACCCACCCAACGGCTATTGATCAATTAAGTTATGAAAGACAGCACAGTGAATATGAAATCAATAAACAGGCATTGTCTAAAATTTTGCAGCAGGATTTATGGGCAATGTCTCATCCCTGTGGGCGATATAATAAAGATACGCTGGATCTTCTGGGTGATATGGGTATCAGGATTGGTTTCAGGTCGAGTTTGAGTGAACCTCGGATTTGTTCAGCGCTTGAAATCCCGAGAGATGATCATGCTAATTTGCTAAAGAGAATTATATGA
- a CDS encoding sugar transferase — translation MKRLIDIVSSILLLVIMLPVFLFAVIWIKLDSRGPIFFVQQRVGLHGREFGIYKFRSMVIDAESSGPYNTQENDPRITGAGVFLRKTSIDELPQLINVLKGDMSLVGPRPNLLRQKVEYSEQEWDKRNSVRPGITGLAQARLRSLATPEQRTQLDLEYVDRQGVIFDIMIMLMTVKRLFSGGSI, via the coding sequence ATGAAACGATTGATTGATATTGTCTCCAGTATTTTATTGCTGGTAATAATGCTGCCGGTTTTTCTGTTCGCTGTGATATGGATCAAGCTTGATTCACGAGGCCCTATTTTTTTTGTGCAGCAAAGAGTTGGTCTGCATGGTCGTGAATTTGGTATTTATAAATTCAGGAGCATGGTAATAGATGCAGAGAGCAGCGGTCCTTATAATACCCAGGAGAATGATCCAAGAATTACTGGCGCAGGTGTTTTTTTGAGAAAGACCAGTATTGATGAACTGCCGCAATTAATTAATGTATTAAAAGGTGATATGAGTCTGGTAGGGCCGAGGCCTAATCTTCTGAGGCAGAAGGTGGAATACAGCGAGCAGGAATGGGATAAGCGTAACTCAGTTCGCCCTGGAATAACAGGTCTTGCACAGGCAAGATTGAGATCTCTGGCAACACCGGAGCAGCGCACACAACTGGATCTTGAATATGTGGATCGGCAGGGTGTGATCTTCGATATAATGATTATGTTGATGACGGTCAAACGTCTTTTTAGTGGTGGGAGTATTTAA
- a CDS encoding aldolase codes for MKYMLITNNPVLAHEAEDFGVQRIFVDLEINGKHERQGHLDTLISSHTMDDVPVIRAAIKEAELLVRLNPLYAGTADEVEAAIAAGADLLMLPYFHKVDDLKEFSNMVGGRAGIIPLVETHAATRAMAEIVKVDGLSEIYIGLNDLHLDMGLNFMFEPLVNGLMDELAGIIRQAGIPFGFGGIARVGEGVVPGEMVLGEHLRLGSSSVILSRTFHRVDAEIEKDRASKILADELGKLIALEAGLLSRSQDRVEKEHEQLSGVINNFVKARRQ; via the coding sequence ATGAAATATATGTTGATTACCAATAACCCTGTGTTAGCGCATGAGGCTGAAGATTTTGGTGTGCAACGCATCTTTGTTGACCTTGAGATCAATGGTAAGCATGAACGTCAGGGGCATCTTGATACCTTGATCAGCAGCCACACAATGGATGATGTACCTGTTATTCGTGCAGCGATAAAAGAGGCTGAGTTACTGGTTCGGTTAAATCCACTGTATGCAGGAACAGCCGATGAGGTCGAAGCGGCCATTGCAGCGGGTGCTGATTTATTGATGCTACCTTATTTCCACAAGGTCGATGACCTGAAAGAATTTTCCAACATGGTGGGTGGTCGTGCCGGGATTATCCCGTTAGTGGAGACTCATGCAGCAACCAGGGCAATGGCTGAGATTGTAAAGGTTGATGGGCTTAGCGAGATATATATTGGTCTGAACGATTTGCATCTGGATATGGGGCTTAATTTTATGTTTGAGCCACTGGTCAATGGCTTAATGGATGAGTTGGCTGGCATTATCAGACAGGCAGGGATTCCTTTTGGCTTTGGCGGAATTGCACGAGTGGGTGAGGGTGTTGTTCCAGGTGAGATGGTGTTGGGTGAGCATCTTAGATTAGGTTCGAGTTCAGTGATATTATCCAGGACTTTTCATCGTGTGGATGCAGAAATAGAAAAAGACAGGGCAAGTAAAATACTGGCGGATGAATTGGGGAAGTTGATTGCGCTGGAGGCAGGTTTATTATCGAGAAGCCAGGATCGAGTGGAAAAAGAACATGAACAACTAAGTGGTGTTATTAATAATTTTGTGAAGGCCAGGCGACAATGA
- a CDS encoding type II toxin-antitoxin system PemK/MazF family toxin: MITFNRGDIILVPFPFTNQKDSKKRPAVIVSSQAYNIKLVFKKMGELKGDNLIALQKSLRLILSL, encoded by the coding sequence ATGATCACCTTTAATAGGGGTGATATTATTCTGGTACCGTTTCCTTTCACCAACCAGAAAGATTCTAAAAAACGCCCTGCAGTGATAGTTAGTTCTCAAGCCTACAATATAAAACTGGTTTTTAAGAAGATGGGTGAATTAAAAGGTGATAATCTGATTGCACTACAAAAAAGTTTAAGGCTTATTTTGTCTTTATGA
- a CDS encoding DUF2281 domain-containing protein, with amino-acid sequence MAIQSNHIRELMDKLEALPPERLDEVEDFIDFLEQRNQDRRLTLAATQTAENSFSQVWDNPDDSVYDHL; translated from the coding sequence ATGGCGATTCAATCCAATCATATTCGTGAGTTAATGGATAAGCTGGAAGCACTTCCACCAGAACGGCTTGATGAGGTGGAGGATTTCATTGATTTCCTGGAGCAGCGTAATCAGGATAGACGATTAACCCTGGCTGCTACCCAAACGGCTGAAAATAGTTTTTCCCAGGTTTGGGATAATCCGGATGATTCTGTGTATGATCACCTTTAA
- a CDS encoding PilT/PilU family type 4a pilus ATPase, whose translation MEFKDYLKLLVLKDGSDLYLSCGAAPSAKFHGALQPIESEVLTAERIKEIAYSVMSEEQIAEFEIKPEMNLAISEAGIGRFRINIFQQRNTIGMVIRNIKTEIPNWEDLGLPTILTDVIMSKRGLVLFVGATGSGKSTSLASLIDYRNTNSAGHIITIEDPVEFVHTHKKSIINQREVGVDTDSYEDALKNTLRQAPDVILIGEIRDQETMEHALAFAETGHLAISTLHANNANQALDRIINFFPEERRHQLLMDLSLNLRAFISQRLVPTIDGKRAAAIEILLGTPLVQDLIHRGDIHEIKEVMQKSEEIGMQTFDSALYKLIKAGKISKEEALRNSDSPNNLRLRLDLDEGKSKDTDTGLTLMDSPDVP comes from the coding sequence ATGGAATTCAAGGATTACCTGAAACTACTGGTTCTAAAAGATGGTTCTGACCTCTATCTTAGCTGTGGCGCAGCGCCTAGTGCCAAGTTTCATGGCGCATTGCAGCCCATCGAGAGCGAGGTTCTCACTGCTGAACGCATCAAGGAGATTGCCTATAGCGTTATGAGTGAGGAGCAAATCGCTGAATTTGAGATCAAACCGGAGATGAATCTTGCCATCTCGGAAGCGGGCATTGGTCGCTTCCGCATCAACATCTTCCAGCAACGCAATACTATCGGCATGGTGATCCGTAATATCAAGACCGAGATACCCAACTGGGAGGATCTGGGTCTACCCACCATCCTCACCGATGTGATTATGAGCAAGCGTGGACTGGTACTCTTTGTCGGTGCCACCGGCTCGGGTAAATCCACTTCGCTGGCCTCATTAATTGATTATCGCAATACCAATAGTGCGGGTCACATCATCACCATTGAAGACCCGGTGGAGTTTGTCCATACACACAAAAAATCGATCATCAACCAACGTGAGGTGGGTGTCGATACCGATAGCTACGAGGATGCTCTAAAGAATACTCTGCGCCAGGCACCTGATGTCATTCTGATTGGTGAGATTCGTGATCAGGAGACGATGGAGCACGCCCTCGCCTTTGCTGAAACCGGTCATCTCGCCATTTCCACCCTGCATGCCAATAATGCCAATCAGGCGCTGGATCGTATTATCAATTTCTTCCCGGAAGAACGTCGTCATCAGCTATTAATGGATTTATCACTCAATCTGCGCGCCTTTATCTCGCAACGACTGGTACCCACTATTGATGGTAAACGTGCGGCGGCAATCGAGATTCTGCTGGGCACACCGCTAGTGCAGGATCTGATTCACCGTGGTGATATCCATGAAATCAAGGAAGTCATGCAAAAATCGGAAGAGATCGGTATGCAGACCTTCGATAGCGCATTATATAAATTGATAAAGGCAGGCAAGATCAGCAAGGAAGAGGCCCTGCGTAATTCAGATTCACCCAATAATCTGCGTCTACGCCTGGATCTGGATGAGGGTAAGAGCAAGGATACCGATACCGGGTTGACCTTGATGGATAGTCCAGACGTACCGTAA
- the groL gene encoding chaperonin GroEL (60 kDa chaperone family; promotes refolding of misfolded polypeptides especially under stressful conditions; forms two stacked rings of heptamers to form a barrel-shaped 14mer; ends can be capped by GroES; misfolded proteins enter the barrel where they are refolded when GroES binds): protein MAAKEVKFGDDARQRMVAGVNILANAVKVTLGPKGRNVVLDKSFGAPTVTKDGVSVAKEIELEDKFENMGAQMVKEVASQTSDVAGDGTTTATVLAQAIFHEGMKAVAAGMNPMDLKRGIDKAVRAVVENLKTLSTPCSDNKAIAQVGTISANSDTDIGEIIANAMGKVGKEGVITVEEGSGLDNELDVVEGMQFDRGYLSPYFVNNQQSMSADMEDPFILIHDKKVSNIRDLLPTLEAVAKAGRPLVIIAEDVEGEALATLVVNNIRGIVKVVAVKAPGFGDRRKAMLQDIAILTGATVISEEVGMSLEKVELTDLGTAKKIQISKDNTTIIDGAGQHSEIEERVGQIRAQIEEATSEYDIEKLQERVAKLAGGVAVIKVGAATEVEMKEKKARVEDALHATRAAVEEGVVSGGGVALVRARSVIKDLKGDNHDQDIGIKIAYRAMEEPMRQIASNAGDEASVIVQKVEEGEGNFGYNAATSEYGDMIDMGILDPTKVTRSALQHAASVSGLMITTEAMIAEAPSDAAGGGAPDMGGMGGMGGMGGMM from the coding sequence ATGGCGGCAAAAGAAGTCAAGTTCGGCGATGACGCAAGACAACGTATGGTTGCAGGGGTAAACATCCTGGCCAATGCAGTAAAGGTAACTTTAGGTCCTAAAGGGCGTAATGTGGTTTTAGATAAGTCATTTGGCGCACCAACGGTCACTAAAGATGGTGTATCGGTGGCGAAAGAGATCGAACTGGAAGATAAGTTCGAGAATATGGGCGCACAGATGGTGAAAGAAGTTGCTTCCCAGACTTCTGATGTGGCGGGTGACGGTACCACAACAGCGACTGTTCTGGCGCAGGCCATCTTCCATGAAGGTATGAAGGCCGTTGCTGCGGGTATGAACCCGATGGATCTGAAGCGTGGTATTGATAAGGCGGTTAGAGCCGTTGTTGAAAACCTGAAGACCCTGTCAACACCTTGTTCTGATAATAAGGCGATTGCTCAGGTGGGTACCATCTCCGCAAACTCCGATACCGATATTGGTGAGATTATCGCCAATGCCATGGGAAAGGTTGGTAAGGAAGGCGTGATTACGGTTGAAGAGGGTTCCGGTCTGGATAATGAGTTGGATGTGGTTGAAGGCATGCAGTTTGATCGCGGCTATCTATCACCTTACTTTGTGAACAACCAGCAGAGCATGTCCGCTGATATGGAAGACCCTTTTATCCTGATTCATGATAAGAAGGTTTCTAATATTCGCGACCTGTTACCAACCCTGGAAGCGGTTGCCAAGGCGGGTCGTCCTTTGGTTATTATTGCTGAGGATGTGGAAGGTGAAGCTTTAGCCACTCTGGTGGTTAATAATATTCGTGGTATCGTCAAGGTGGTTGCTGTTAAGGCGCCCGGTTTTGGTGATCGTCGTAAGGCCATGTTACAGGATATTGCTATTTTAACAGGTGCAACTGTGATCTCTGAAGAAGTCGGTATGTCACTGGAGAAGGTTGAGTTAACCGATCTGGGTACTGCCAAGAAGATTCAGATCAGCAAGGACAACACCACTATTATTGATGGTGCCGGTCAGCATTCAGAGATTGAGGAACGTGTCGGTCAGATTCGTGCCCAGATCGAAGAAGCAACTTCAGAGTACGATATCGAGAAATTACAGGAGCGTGTTGCCAAGCTGGCGGGCGGTGTTGCTGTGATCAAGGTGGGTGCCGCGACTGAAGTTGAGATGAAAGAGAAGAAGGCGCGTGTTGAAGATGCCCTGCATGCAACTCGTGCAGCCGTTGAAGAAGGCGTGGTTTCCGGTGGTGGTGTTGCTCTGGTGCGTGCCCGTTCAGTGATCAAGGATCTGAAGGGTGATAATCACGATCAGGATATTGGTATCAAGATTGCCTATCGTGCCATGGAAGAACCGATGCGCCAGATTGCCAGCAATGCCGGTGATGAAGCCTCTGTTATCGTACAGAAAGTGGAAGAAGGCGAAGGTAACTTTGGTTACAACGCGGCCACAAGTGAGTATGGTGACATGATCGACATGGGTATTCTGGATCCTACCAAGGTGACGCGTAGTGCATTACAGCATGCAGCATCGGTATCGGGTCTGATGATAACCACCGAAGCCATGATTGCCGAGGCACCAAGTGATGCTGCCGGTGGTGGTGCACCTGATATGGGTGGCATGGGCGGTATGGGTGGCATGGGCGGTATGATGTAG
- a CDS encoding co-chaperone GroES, with protein MNIRPLHDRVIIKRMEEERTSPGGIVIPDAATEKPSIGEVVAVGNGKVMDNGEVRPLDVKIGDKVYFGQYSGSKIKVDGDEVLVMREEDIMAIVEA; from the coding sequence ATGAATATTCGTCCACTACATGATCGCGTGATCATCAAGCGTATGGAAGAAGAACGTACCTCCCCGGGTGGTATTGTGATCCCGGATGCCGCCACAGAGAAGCCTAGCATAGGTGAAGTGGTTGCTGTGGGTAATGGTAAGGTCATGGATAATGGCGAAGTGCGCCCATTAGATGTCAAAATCGGCGATAAAGTCTATTTTGGACAGTATTCCGGTAGCAAGATCAAGGTCGACGGTGACGAAGTCCTGGTTATGCGTGAAGAAGACATCATGGCAATAGTTGAAGCTTAA
- a CDS encoding FxsA family protein, with the protein MRLLPVILVSVLAIPILEIYLLIEVGQSLGAITTIFFVVFTAVLGALLMRYQGLSNLQRVQNSMQAGDLPALEMMEGPVLLLGGVLLLVPGFLTDTLGFLLLFPLVRRALLRRFLSHSQYPPGVQPTTPPRKDDPNVIEGECHREDD; encoded by the coding sequence ATGCGATTATTACCCGTCATATTAGTGAGTGTGCTGGCGATCCCGATACTGGAGATCTACCTGTTAATCGAGGTAGGCCAGTCATTAGGAGCCATCACGACGATATTCTTTGTGGTTTTCACAGCGGTGCTGGGTGCTTTGTTAATGAGGTATCAGGGTTTATCCAATCTACAGCGTGTGCAAAACAGTATGCAGGCGGGGGATCTTCCCGCATTGGAGATGATGGAAGGGCCGGTGTTATTATTGGGTGGGGTACTCCTGCTTGTTCCTGGATTCCTGACCGATACGCTGGGTTTTTTGCTCCTCTTTCCGCTGGTTCGACGCGCTTTGTTACGTCGATTTCTCTCGCATTCTCAATATCCCCCAGGGGTTCAACCGACAACCCCGCCGCGCAAGGATGATCCCAATGTGATTGAAGGGGAATGTCATCGGGAAGATGATTAA
- a CDS encoding divalent-cation tolerance protein CutA produces the protein MSLPYCILLCSCPDQDSAETIAKCLVQLKLAACVNILPKMRSIYSWKGTIEQADEYLLLIKTRSERYKAIEDTITTLHPYELPEVISVSLQNGLTEYLQWIDHSLE, from the coding sequence ATGAGCTTACCTTACTGCATTCTACTTTGTAGCTGTCCGGATCAGGATAGTGCTGAGACTATTGCCAAATGCCTGGTTCAACTCAAGCTGGCTGCCTGCGTTAATATATTGCCCAAAATGCGCTCGATCTATAGCTGGAAGGGAACCATTGAACAAGCAGATGAATATCTGCTCTTAATAAAGACCCGCAGCGAACGATATAAAGCCATCGAAGACACTATTACAACACTACACCCTTATGAACTTCCTGAGGTTATTTCTGTCTCACTTCAGAATGGTCTGACAGAATATCTACAATGGATCGATCACAGTCTGGAATAA